A genomic window from Spiroplasma endosymbiont of Labia minor includes:
- a CDS encoding ribonuclease J, translating into MNLQNTNEIKSTDENIRDYRNLDISEKYVFETSMFKKYSSKSPTKVFALGGLEEIGKNTYCIEHEDELIMIDAGVKFPDPTMLGVSAVIPDFSYLKENNHKLKSLFITHGHEDHIGGIPYLVKQLNVPIIYAPELAAALIRDRLKEHKLLNNTIVKEYKDNDVWSSKNLRISYCALNHSIPDAFGILVETPNGNIFSTGDYKFDWTPLGHNVDINKLSKMGASGIELLMADSTNAEVEGYTLGEKQVIANIDTLFLKTKGRIMIASFASNVHRIQYIVETANKYNRKIVVIGRSLERIIKMIRQIGHLKISEKAFIKVAEINQYKPNEIMILCTGSQGEPMAALSRIANEQHQSIKIIPGDTIIFSSSPIPGNKADVEDVVNKLTRIGAIVIENSPTLKIHTSGHASQEEQKLLFTLLRPRFFMPMHGEFRMLKTHVETAQSVNLKKENTFVLANGDQLELLNGTAKQGIRVAADAVYIDGKDMTGQAPNVIREREILSKDGLIAVIVTIDSQTNKLLAQPKIISRGSFYVRENGNIIGEAINIVANAVLEILKQPKPTFGAIKKTIKQSLSPFIFRYKRRNPLIIPVILNKK; encoded by the coding sequence ATGAATTTACAAAATACTAATGAAATAAAATCAACAGATGAAAATATAAGAGACTATAGAAATTTAGATATCTCAGAAAAATATGTTTTTGAAACTTCAATGTTTAAAAAATATTCATCAAAATCACCAACTAAAGTTTTTGCTTTAGGTGGTCTTGAGGAAATTGGAAAAAATACATACTGCATAGAACATGAAGATGAACTTATTATGATAGATGCTGGTGTAAAATTTCCAGATCCAACTATGCTTGGTGTTTCTGCAGTCATTCCAGATTTTTCTTATTTAAAAGAAAACAATCATAAATTAAAATCCCTATTTATTACTCATGGTCATGAAGATCATATTGGTGGAATACCCTATCTTGTTAAACAATTAAATGTACCAATTATTTATGCTCCAGAACTTGCAGCAGCTTTAATTCGTGATAGATTAAAAGAACACAAATTGTTAAATAACACTATCGTAAAAGAATATAAAGATAACGATGTTTGATCTTCGAAAAATTTACGAATATCATATTGTGCACTTAACCACTCAATACCAGATGCTTTCGGAATTTTAGTTGAAACGCCAAACGGAAATATTTTTTCAACAGGAGATTATAAATTTGATTGAACACCCTTAGGCCATAATGTTGATATAAATAAATTATCAAAAATGGGTGCTAGTGGAATAGAACTTTTAATGGCAGATTCAACAAACGCTGAAGTTGAAGGTTATACATTAGGTGAAAAACAAGTAATAGCTAACATTGACACATTATTTTTAAAAACTAAAGGTCGAATTATGATTGCCTCTTTTGCATCAAATGTTCACCGTATTCAATATATTGTGGAAACTGCCAATAAATACAATCGTAAAATTGTTGTGATTGGAAGATCGCTTGAAAGAATAATTAAAATGATTAGACAAATTGGTCATTTAAAAATTTCTGAAAAAGCATTCATAAAAGTTGCAGAAATTAATCAATATAAACCAAATGAAATTATGATTTTATGTACTGGTTCTCAAGGAGAACCTATGGCTGCATTATCAAGAATTGCAAATGAACAACATCAATCAATTAAAATAATTCCAGGTGATACTATAATTTTTTCATCATCACCAATTCCAGGAAATAAAGCAGATGTGGAAGACGTTGTTAATAAATTAACAAGAATAGGTGCAATAGTTATTGAAAATTCACCTACATTAAAAATCCATACCTCAGGACATGCATCACAAGAAGAACAAAAATTATTATTCACTTTGTTGAGACCCAGATTTTTTATGCCCATGCATGGTGAATTTAGAATGCTAAAAACTCATGTCGAAACAGCGCAAAGTGTTAATTTGAAAAAAGAAAATACTTTTGTTTTAGCAAATGGAGACCAATTAGAACTTTTGAATGGTACAGCAAAACAAGGTATACGTGTTGCAGCCGATGCTGTCTATATAGATGGAAAAGACATGACGGGACAAGCACCAAATGTTATTCGTGAAAGAGAAATTCTTTCAAAAGATGGTTTGATTGCAGTAATAGTCACAATAGATTCACAAACAAACAAATTACTTGCTCAACCAAAAATTATTTCAAGGGGTTCATTTTACGTTAGAGAAAATGGTAATATAATTGGAGAAGCTATCAATATTGTAGCTAACGCAGTTCTAGAAATTCTAAAACAACCCAAACCTACATTTGGAGCTATAAAGAAAACAATAAAACAATCACTGTCACCTTTTATTTTTAGATATAAAAGAAGAAACCCTCTTATAATACCTGTAATTTTAAATAAAAAATAA
- a CDS encoding amino acid permease has product MTISNVNTKYDTKNSKRKVIFEFLTVFAAVFGTTVGVGIFIKNSSLLESAKNPFVIIGLWVIIGITCMTMLLSFLEIASAKKEGAWNLAAWSCAIMNRRAGSLISLFYLIIYAPIMNATLPLSASVFLFTTLNNWLGEGWINANTEVMLIMLITILQIGLTYILNNFLPNAAKWSITIINLAKFIPLCLVLIGGFVVMATPSSFLDENGNLSSSSRDFTMSGTLIAIPMVVFSIDGFLGSIAIEREIENKHIVSKASITAVAAFTLFYLIMSISIFFGTDNGDAFGLIMTICNNNIIAGNIIQMLVAIMAFGSALAMSVFGWVNIVSSSEMGLIAKKNQKVPFTRMQANSISFAISLAVGVIFMLTSYFAKKDSMFLEESAMSASDVVLWLLNTMSNAGVTLSFTIYLILIIAAIDNRYKKRVDVNKIKGGLFYMYFSAITLILSLVYTYYDIFASFAKPSLDDKLRSIFLIILVVIWGLSSFINEIELAKNNIEDEKSRWVLNIIYPTKKLTAEEKYQKFIDNKKRKIKSIS; this is encoded by the coding sequence ATGACAATTAGTAATGTTAATACTAAATATGATACTAAAAATTCCAAGCGAAAGGTAATTTTTGAATTTTTAACTGTTTTTGCTGCTGTTTTTGGAACAACCGTCGGGGTTGGTATTTTTATTAAAAATTCATCACTTTTAGAAAGCGCCAAAAATCCATTCGTGATTATTGGCTTATGAGTAATAATTGGTATTACTTGTATGACAATGTTACTATCGTTTTTAGAAATTGCTTCGGCAAAAAAAGAAGGTGCTTGAAATCTAGCTGCATGATCATGTGCAATAATGAATAGAAGAGCTGGATCATTAATATCTTTATTTTATTTAATTATTTATGCACCAATAATGAATGCTACACTGCCCTTATCAGCATCGGTATTTTTATTTACAACACTAAATAATTGACTTGGTGAAGGTTGAATAAATGCAAATACAGAAGTAATGCTAATAATGTTAATAACCATTTTACAAATTGGTTTAACTTATATTTTAAATAATTTTTTACCAAATGCTGCAAAATGATCAATTACAATAATTAATTTGGCTAAATTCATTCCTTTATGTTTAGTTTTAATTGGTGGATTTGTTGTTATGGCAACTCCTTCATCATTTTTAGATGAAAATGGTAATTTATCATCATCGAGTCGTGATTTTACTATGTCAGGTACTTTAATTGCAATTCCAATGGTTGTGTTTTCAATTGATGGTTTTTTAGGTTCAATTGCAATTGAAAGAGAAATAGAAAATAAACACATTGTAAGCAAGGCAAGCATTACAGCGGTTGCTGCATTTACATTATTTTATTTAATAATGTCTATATCAATTTTTTTTGGAACAGACAATGGCGATGCATTTGGTTTAATTATGACAATATGCAACAATAATATAATTGCTGGAAATATAATTCAAATGCTTGTGGCAATAATGGCATTTGGTTCGGCTTTGGCAATGTCTGTTTTCGGATGAGTTAACATAGTATCATCATCTGAAATGGGATTAATTGCAAAGAAAAATCAAAAAGTACCATTTACTAGAATGCAAGCAAATTCTATTTCATTTGCAATATCATTAGCTGTTGGTGTTATATTTATGTTAACTTCATATTTTGCTAAAAAAGATTCAATGTTTTTAGAAGAAAGTGCAATGTCTGCATCAGATGTTGTGCTTTGATTATTAAATACAATGTCAAACGCAGGAGTCACGCTCTCATTTACAATTTATTTAATTTTAATTATAGCTGCAATTGATAATCGCTATAAAAAACGAGTAGATGTAAATAAAATTAAAGGCGGATTGTTTTACATGTATTTTTCTGCAATAACACTTATCCTTTCGTTAGTTTATACATATTATGATATATTCGCATCATTTGCAAAACCTTCTTTGGATGATAAATTAAGATCTATTTTCTTAATTATATTAGTTGTAATATGAGGACTGTCAAGTTTTATTAACGAAATTGAATTGGCAAAAAATAATATCGAAGATGAAAAATCACGTTGGGTTTTAAATATTATTTATCCAACAAAAAAATTAACGGCAGAAGAAAAATATCAAAAATTTATAGATAACAAAAAAAGAAAAATAAAAAGTATTAGTTAA
- a CDS encoding APC family permease — protein MNNQKISFLGYIWMGFTFVAGITFTASFNVVVMMQSTADKDTGGIGLNIIWLFVVEFFVVSGAIYAYIKNIKMLPKYNGGAFQIVRTSLGRFWGFYTAILNYILFPLIVVVYLTSMFKNNFTDLVVNFQGDSQFIGSWTDLFWDLIAYFIYLGIVAFFYLGFNKYKQIVKYAIYAVWILTAVIISFAIIRIIEVGSMNLNNYTSSIKTVSYKAFSQVFTSMFFAFSGLESFIIIGNRIKNHIKSLPVGSIIIMFSTMVFYIIFTILLLTTSSVNADRNPNNNMFGDGNTFLRTSGIIIVVITTFLLRFVSILQITFINSFITQPISMQGYINEKFSYTNKKGIATKAIWLNTIITTVAIILFLILPDIIEGITKQKIGLEYLQLSQMVSFFILQMHIVVITGTFIQTFKGRLKLSFWEFSWIMISYLIIIYAWINYIINQIDNLMFIKWTNIDANWVREKLSSLMLFIGWGLLIIFVVTIYYAYYMKKIKKLSTSEIGLTQLKLLNEPFRFYTKYELDKHIKEEQKEDELDDIKKIKKVFQKKLKNN, from the coding sequence ATGAATAATCAAAAAATTTCGTTTTTAGGTTATATTTGAATGGGATTTACTTTTGTAGCTGGAATAACTTTTACAGCTAGTTTTAACGTTGTAGTTATGATGCAATCTACCGCTGATAAGGATACTGGTGGTATAGGATTAAATATTATTTGATTATTTGTTGTAGAATTTTTTGTTGTATCTGGGGCCATTTATGCTTATATAAAAAATATTAAAATGCTTCCAAAATATAATGGTGGTGCTTTTCAAATTGTCAGAACTTCTTTAGGCCGATTTTGGGGTTTTTATACGGCTATATTAAACTATATTTTGTTTCCTCTTATTGTAGTTGTCTATTTGACATCAATGTTCAAAAATAATTTCACAGATTTAGTTGTTAATTTTCAAGGTGACAGTCAATTCATTGGATCTTGAACAGATTTATTTTGAGATTTAATAGCTTACTTTATTTACTTAGGAATAGTTGCTTTTTTTTATTTAGGTTTTAACAAATACAAACAAATAGTTAAATATGCTATATATGCCGTTTGAATCTTAACAGCTGTTATAATTTCATTTGCCATCATTAGAATTATAGAGGTTGGTAGTATGAACCTAAATAATTATACATCTTCAATAAAGACTGTATCATATAAAGCGTTTAGTCAAGTATTTACATCTATGTTTTTTGCCTTTTCTGGTTTAGAATCGTTCATTATTATTGGAAATAGAATTAAAAATCACATTAAATCATTACCTGTTGGTTCAATAATTATTATGTTTTCAACTATGGTTTTTTATATAATATTTACAATATTATTATTAACTACATCGAGCGTAAATGCAGATAGGAATCCAAATAACAATATGTTTGGCGATGGCAATACTTTTTTGAGAACAAGCGGAATTATAATAGTTGTAATCACAACTTTCCTATTAAGATTTGTTTCAATTTTACAAATAACATTTATCAATTCATTTATTACACAACCAATTTCCATGCAAGGATATATTAATGAAAAATTTAGTTATACAAATAAAAAAGGTATTGCAACTAAAGCAATATGATTGAACACAATAATAACAACAGTTGCAATAATTTTATTTTTAATTCTTCCAGATATTATTGAAGGTATTACAAAACAAAAAATTGGTCTAGAATATTTGCAACTTTCACAAATGGTTTCTTTTTTTATATTGCAAATGCATATTGTTGTTATAACTGGAACTTTTATACAAACCTTTAAAGGAAGACTAAAACTTTCTTTTTGAGAATTTTCTTGAATTATGATTTCTTATTTAATAATCATCTATGCATGAATAAATTACATTATAAATCAAATAGACAATCTAATGTTTATCAAATGAACAAACATAGATGCCAATTGAGTTCGAGAAAAATTGTCATCATTAATGCTATTTATAGGTTGAGGATTATTAATAATATTTGTAGTAACAATATATTACGCATATTACATGAAAAAAATCAAAAAATTGTCTACTTCAGAAATAGGATTGACACAATTAAAACTTTTGAATGAACCTTTCCGTTTTTATACTAAATACGAATTAGATAAACACATTAAAGAAGAACAAAAAGAAGATGAACTAGATGATATTAAAAAAATTAAAAAAGTATTTCAAAAGAAACTTAAAAATAACTAA